The genomic segment TCTTTTAACCAATGGTTCAATCACTATTTAACATGATGTTAAATATAACCTGCTGTTAAACTGTTGTTCAAAACTCCGTTAAAGTTAACGCACCTCCCAGCCTCCGTTATCTTTTAACCAAGTGGTTACGGACAGCTCAAAAGGCAAACACGCATGTTCCTGATTGTTAATGTGCGCCATCCAAAACAATTCAGACGAGGACCAAACGAGCTACTTTTATACAGTGAGGCAGAACTTCGACATCGGTACTGATTTGATAGAGAATCTCTCTGTGTTATATTTGATTTGTTTCAAGAAGATTTGGAACGCCCAACGTGAAGAAGCCGTGCATTGTCCGTTGAGGTGTTCATTTCCCTTAGATTTTATGCAAGCAGCAGTTTTTTTTCCAAGTCAGGAGACTTGGTGGGCGTGGCATTGTGGGATTGATTTTGACACGGTGTGATGTTGGTTAGGGCTAAACCAATTGGTTTGCTCATGGTATGGTTCAATTAGCTTCAAGAAACGATTTTTTAACCAACGGTAAGTTAAAATTTTAACGGAAATAACTGTTTTGAACAACTgaacccagatctttaacccagccgcatataaaaagttgtacgcctccatgatcttccaggttttcatttatttgtctgtCTTGGATGATGTctgtagcaccaggtagtttgagatgtcagggaactcaacagatggataattttccaactcatacagaaaatccttctttactagcattaaaggatctaatcccatcgcAAAGATCAACTTTCTGAAGGTGTCTTGACCATGcgttggcctctaaactgtgaaaatagtcagagacagtTTTACTATCTTTTCTGCATAacggcagccaaattggtttctCGGACCACCATTCACCATAGCACAAGACCTTCCTCTTCTTACggtacatctgtgtgtgtgttctagccGCACTGCAGAGTGTGTTCCCTCCATCAGAGCTAGCTGCCTTCATGTCTCTGCTCAGGCGTGATAAAGAACAGCAGCTGAATGAGCTCACCATGATCGTCACCGGGATTCGCCTCTTCAACAAGGACAGCGGGAAAGGAGGAGAGAGCATCGAGGACCGTGAGTGCATCTCACCTCGCGTTCTAATTAACGCTCGCCATCGTGATTCattttataacagcagctctgacagtcatgCAGATTTACATTAACATGTTCGTTTTGGTACGTTAACATTCTGTTAAATGACGGGATGCTCTACGTAAACCGAATTGAAAATCACTGAACGGTTCTCGAAGGTAAGGAGACGTTTATTCAGCTTTCActcatcttcaggacagaagagtttacgATGATGTTTTTTGACATTCATTAACCGCAAAGGCAGGAATGTGAGTGAGAACGGGAACTCACTTGTTTCCCACAAGTTCAAAAATGTAAATAGAAATGGATAGAAAGTATGGCGAATTGTTCTGTAAGACATTTATTGATGTAAtcgtcaataaattgctgtggtgtaagacagaagggaaccgtcagggccttcttggtgttcagagaagcccaaacgtatcagcatttcaaatgtttcataatttcattataattattctctcttaattctaattcggcctcattttctatcacatttgcttcagaagtgaaagggttactgtcctgaaaacattaaaatcgagttctccaatgagattgttttgcttgttgtgtctaggctgagaacagttcagagctgctcactcattggttaggacttcattgccgggacagaaggccatggcagtgtatgtttatgtaggaagtgacagatgaattaattaaccaatcagattttgatttatagctgGAGGGactaaaaatgtatcaccctcagccttctcgaaggccaatgcaagcttaactgtgagtcggcgcagcagtgaagtcaccttccagccagtatagcgttcatcagtagtgttagcgaatgctaataaagcagtcaagccagtgctatctatcgagagctataggctaacaaccgagaaactaagatttctgtctccagactcttcttccacgctgcatgctcgctacagtatttttcactcagacttaagtgtaatttactttgttacttttaaaatcaacatcgacagctacacacaacggagcgacctggcagcctgccactaatcccttacaaaatcttttgccctgttgcttttttggtgtgtttggttaagttttggctgagctcaagtcctatGTCTAATAGTAATAGTTCGCCGCTGGTCTAAGAGGAACTCGGTCAGGTTTATGCATTtttgtgacatactgtacatttaTAATTAGGATTTAACTTAATTATtgtaacaaatgttcagaaatccACACATATTGACAGAATACAGGCTTGTAAGAAACTATACATGTTTATagagcaagttttttttttgaaGTAATCGTGGTAATGTCTTCTGTGTTACATTGTTGATGTGCAATCCTGGTTATCGTGGCTCTCTCGTGAAGTGCTGGCCGTCCTGAACGAGGCTCTTCCTGCTGCCAGCACAGATATAGAGCGTGAACTGGAAGGGACGCAACGTTTGGCTTGGCGCTACACCACTCTGCTGGAGAGACGCTCTGAATCCGACACTGACGCCAAGCTAAACAGGGACCTGCTCACACAGGCCCTGTACAATGTACGCCAACATGAAGCCTTCCTCAAAATCATACTGGTGCGTTACAGAGACATCTAAATGTTCAAGCCAACgattagaataaaagttattgtaAAACATTTAAATTTCTGTTACTATTTTATTCTTATTATGGCTAACTTTCGCTAATAATCATTAAGAGTAAAAGTCacgtaacgtaataaaacgtagTTCATTTGTCTCCGCCAGGCGGATGTGATGACATGTGCAAAGCAAGTGGAGGCTCTTCACACTGACCTCATGTCGAGGATGAAGGTGCTGAAGGCCACAGTTCACGCCAAAACTGCAGTACCAACCTCCCAAGTGTTCGTAAGTGTTCCTTTGCTCTGTCAAAAGCTCTTTGCTAGCATCATTTTGAGTCTGATCATTTTAAATCCCTCCCATTAGCCTCATTTCACAGCATTGGCCAGGCTGTGGGCGGGGCTTCAGGATGAGATGGTCTTGTTGAACATGCTCCGGAGCATGGCGCTCAGCCTGAGGCCGTTCCTCTCGGCTCAGTCGCAACTTCTCGAGAACGTTCAGTTGGATCAGATGCTCCGCGGTGAAACCGTCAAATCTGACGCAGAGAGAGCTGCTGAGAGCTCAGGTACGTTCTGACGTCACGAGCTTTTTATTCATTACAGAACAGCATCTTGTTAGTGGGCAGCTCGTTATGTCCAAGAAGTGTAGCGTAAACTCCTCTGGCCTGAAGACGTCGGAAAAAACTTGAGCATTACAGCTTTACGTCTTTGAGCGAGCGCATTTCATTTCTACATTATCACTCATCATGTGTAGTGTGAAGTGTAGCACTCATTTTCTCTTTTTCAGAGGAGCGGCTTGATCCAGAGGAGATGAAATCGTCCGAGTGGATTCTGCCCGAGACCACGGCGAACTTTGAGCAGCTCTTCCTGCAGTACAGGGGTGTGTGTGGATACACTCTTGTCGAGAAGAACGGCCTCTTGCTCCCAGGTTCATAGTGAAGCTTTTCTTTCTCCAGTTTTACACTCTGCTTTTTTTAGAGTCCGAATATTAGAGCGTTCATACGACTAGACAGTGTTTAGACCAAGACGTATTCAGCTCCCCAAAAGAAACAAATTTGTGATGTAAAGTGACACTACAGCATTAAAACACTGAAAGTGAAACATCTCTGGCTGAAGCTCCTCGTTCTTCAGTCATTAATTCGACCTACTTTGTTTGTTTCCATATTTGCTTTTGGTGTTCGacgaaatctttttcagggaaggccttccttatttcagcaagaccgctttctgcacatattaaaactgcatggctgtgtaggaaaagagtccaggtgctaaactggcctgctgcagtccagatctgtctcccatatAAAAcagttggcgcattatgaagcacaaaatacgacaaaggagaccccgaactcttgagcaactgaaattgtacatcaggcaagaatgggacaacgtttctctttcaaaactacagcagttggtctcctcagttcccaaacattgatAGAGTttcgttaaaagtagaggtgatacacagtggtaaacacgccattgccccaacttttttttaaatgtgttgctgacatcaaattcgaaatgagcatagatttttcaaaaaacaataaaatttctcagtttcagcatttgatatgttgtctttgtactattttcaatgaaatacatggtttccatgatttccaaatcgtcatattttgtttttatttatgttttacacagtgtcccaacttttttggaattagggttgtaattAAACTGACttttaaatataattaataaaggacacgctttaaaggaacagtccaccgtatttccataatgaaatatgctcttatctgaattgagacgagctgctccgtacctatccgagctttgcgcgacctcccaggcagtcagacacgctgtcactcctgttagcaatgtagctaggctcagtatggccaacggtattttttggggctgtagttagatgcgaccaaactcttccgcgtttttcctgtttacataggtttatatgaccagtgatatgaaacaagttcagttacacaaattgaaacgtagcgattttctatgctatggaaagtccgcactataatgacaggcgtactaacaccttctgcgcgcttcggcagcgcattgatacggagctcagatatcaatgcgctgccgaagcacgcggaaagtgttagtacgcctgtcattatagtgcggactttccatagcatagaaaatcgctacgtttcaatttgtgtaactgaacttgtttcatatcactggtcatataaacctatgtaaacaggaaaaacgcggaagagtttggtcgcatctaactacagccccaaaaaataccattggccatgctgagcctagctacattgctaacaggagtgacagcacgtctgactgcgtctgactgactgagaggtcgcgcaaagctcggataggtacggagcagctcgtctcaattcagataagagcatatttcattatggaaatacggtggactgttcctttaaggcaagACGTCCATATTTCTGAAGCTCAGTCTGCTGCTGTTCCTTTCCAAAGGCAATCCGAACATCGGCATCCTGAAGCACAGGGAGAAATATTACAGCTTCAGCTCCAAGCAGGCTGCGTATCAGTTCACCTCAAACGCAGACAAGTACATCGAACTGATCGTGGAAAGAGCGAAGAGATCTCCGGAACTGATCCAGCTGCTCGAGCTTCATCAGCAGTTTGCCAGCGTCACTCCGTACTCTCAGGTATCATGGACGTGTGACTTACTTGCATCTTCTCCTTCACATACTTGACCTACTCGCTGATCTCCACCACAAACTCCATTCCCCATGAACACTCTTAGCCTACAAATATGGCTGATCCAGCACCTACATACTGATCCAACACAATCAGTTGCGGCGTATGAAGACTCCACACACACTCTGCACATTAAAACTGCTCAACTGCAATCCCATCCTTGTCCATCTCATCTGTGAGCCTGAGagtgacaggaaaataatcaacaacaatgCGGTGAGCCAGTGCAAAGCAGCGTTTCTTAGAAAGTTTGTCTTCACAGATGCAGTCAGGTGAGAAATTGTTGGTGAAACCCATCAGCAAAAGTGAAAGCAGCACACAGACGGACACACACCTGCTGGAGAGCAACATCGTCAGATCTTACGAGTGGAACGAGTGGGAGCTGAGACGGAAAGCCATCAAACTGGTAAGCAGCTCCACCTGAAATACACTGGCATGATTAGATTATGCTCAAGCTGTCCGAAAAGCCCTGAAATAAGTTTAACACGTTATTTTGTTGAATGCACTCCAAGGCGAACCTGCGCCATAAGGTAACCCACTCGACGCAGACTGACCTGAGCCACATGAGGAGACACAACACCACGCAGACGTTCCTTCCAAAAGAAGCTGCCTGCCAGACGAAGAGAGACGGACAGAGTAACGTACCGAGACCTCAAGTCTACCTGGCTGGGCTGAGAGGAGGACCAACCACTCCCATGACCAAACTCGATTTAACTCCagatgtgcatgaatagttaattTGTTTGTTAGTTAGACCTAGTATTGAATGTTTGTATTGAATTGTTGCATTCTggtttctgattggccagaaaatACTGATTAATTTTCTCTGAAAGTTTTGCAGgcgtatattaatgcactcgttcgaaTTTATGGTTTTCATCGTACCAGCTCGTTCCCAGGGATTTCTACGATGGACGCTAGACGTAAACCgattttaaaaatcatttataTGGTGATGTTTTCGTAACTGAAGGGAGATGTTCATTtagcatttctggaaggagtctccagtgtaacagtcagaggtgaagtttTGTGAcaccttcaggacagaggagtttatgcttcGCAGTTTCTTGGTtacaacatgattttttttttgtcttattaactttaagagaaGGATAATAGGCAGGCTGGTGAGAGAACGACtgttaatgtaactataaatggataaaaaaaactaTGATGTGAaatttgtaattgttggcaaattgctgtggtaaaaGAGGAATTGTGGGAGATGATACTTTGGTACCGAATGTCAGTCAAAGCAGCGCGCACACAATTATGAATGATCTTATTGGCtctaataatattaaatattattatacatacaggagactttttcaatggaataaaaatgtgtgttctattcccttctagtgggtttcattcattcggtttggtagcatgcaatattgttagcgtgtcgcttatcctacgtgtattacgtcactctacccactggagaatgagcgttgaatatgatttacgatattgcatggttgtcaaggcaacatgacgtcacacgtcggagacgtaaaacttccacgtgagcgagcaactgtgacaatttgtgaacaaacatAGCTTCTAcgattgcttcgttaaatacagaagattttgaaagagaaagacgcgttgaacacccggaaggaatgtataataataatgataataataataatatcgactggctttttttgtggtctatcagatatattccattcagctactcatctttgactcattcattatcatgctagctgaatggaatatatctcatataccactcaacgccagacaatattatttaattatcctgAGGAATAACACAGCAGACTGTGAGGTTACACAAAAATAATCCACGCCAGCATGGATTTACCACTTTACCATCTTTGATTTATTAAAAAGTAGCAGGTGGATAAAATGAGATTGAagcttctgcacacacacacactgtcacacagccACACCCATTTGACAGTCTGCACTCCTACTCTTTTTAAAGCTCCACCCACTCTGGCTCTGTGATATCGTATCTCACAGTGCAGCAGGACACTCTTTTCAAAGCACGGAATTCCAATCTCTACTGTATGTGTCGCTCTCTGGAaaaatggctgaggccagtatttcagtagctcaggaccagttcatgtgtccagtgtgtctggatctcctgaaggatccggtgactatcccctgtggtcacagtttctgtaaggtgtgtgttaatggctgctgggatcaggaggatcagaagggcgtctacagctgtcctcagtgcagagacactttcactacaaggcctgttctacgcagaaacaacatgctggatgaagtggtggagaaactgaagaagaagactgaagtcTTATCCTGTTTTTGTGAACACAACACCGAGTCAGGTGCATCAGACAAAGAACAGGTGAGAAGGAGAAATGGTTTCAGACTGAATCCTTCGACATTTTGTTTCTAATCCTGCTTTACTCAGGCTATATGGTGTAAAAATGTCATGACTTCTATTgattataaataataaatatgttcCATGTATCCTGTAGATGTGAACAGTTTTACAAGCACATCCTGAGTACCTTTGACCTCACTCAGAGAGAGAGCCAGGATATGGATGATCTTTAACTTGAATTGCAGTTAATAATCTCCCACCTTCGAGCTGTCTTTGAGTGAACACTTTACAGTTAGTAAAGTTAGTAATTAACTCAGGATGTAACATCATTTCATTCATTCTTGTCAGAGTGAGTTAAAGttgaaggaggagcagatgaaatcccagcagagaatccaggagaagcagaagaaggtgcaggagctgaaacaggctgtgaacactataaaggtgagcagtgagcagagacagagctgctcctagaaacacacacaacatggacaacgagtcatttacagtcccagtaagagagggaatgatagacgAGCTttaagtcgtgtgtgtgtgtgtgtgtcccctaacagctcagtgcacagacagcagtggaggacagtgagaggatctttactgagctgatcagctccatggagaaaaagcgctgggaggtgacggagctgatcagagatcaggagaagactgaactgagtcgagctgaacgactcctggagcaactggagcaggagattgctgatcttcagaggagagtcactgagctggagcagctttcacacacacacgatcacatccatttcctccaggtaacactcattgTCTGATATCACTTGCACTGTGGTCTGAGACTATTCGTCCATCTCGTACATCACTCCGTTTCCAGTCTCTCGGTGTCTCTTCTGGACGTGGCGACTCATCCATCATTACTGTCCATCAACATgtttcatttgatggagtgaggaattatCTCTCAGAGATGAAAAagcaattcaacaaaatcccttcATATGGTGAGAGGAAGTAAAATGTTATAAATCCACGCATATacataaaaaaaagatttattgtACTTATCTGAACTTAACATTGTCGCAGCTACCATCTGAAAGATATTGTACTTATACAGTTCATCAGTCATATTAAGATCATTTATTTTGCCAATATTCATAAATTCAAACATCGTGTTTCCTAAAATCACACTCTGAACATTGTATATTATTCCACCTCCATTTTCTCTCCGTCACAGCAATTTGGATGAATTTACCTTCAGAGCTGAAGACTCGAGAAGATTTTCTACAATGTAtgtatgcatctctctctctctctctcacacacacacacacacacacacacacacacacacacacacacacacacacacacacacacacagacagtgctGCCAGATCATTAAGAAcatatgttgtttttggagacgtTTCCTTCCACAATAAAGAGAAGTGAAGAATGGAGGTGTCATGTTGAGTGTCGCTGACAGCACAGCGCTGGTGAAGTTCGATATGTTTGATCCATGAATGTATATGAAGGTTAATAACATTCTAGTCATTTTCTTTCCTGAAGTTTATACAAGaagcaagtcaagtttatttgtattgcacttttaacaacagacattgccacaaagcagctttacagaaaattaaagactttgacCATgagctaatccatccatccattatctgtagccgcttatcctgtgcagggtcgtgggcaagctggggcctggctgggtacaccctggacaattcgccagatcattgcagggctaacacatagagacaaacaaccattcacactcacacctatggtcaatttagagccaccaattagcctaacctgcatggagCACcaagagaacatgcaagctccacacataaaggcccccatcagccactgggcttgaacccagaaccttcttactgtgaggcaagagtgctgta from the Neoarius graeffei isolate fNeoGra1 chromosome 2, fNeoGra1.pri, whole genome shotgun sequence genome contains:
- the LOC132871793 gene encoding cilia- and flagella-associated protein 206-like gives rise to the protein MSRAQAESVIKNIIREITERCCRRGPAVSETLTAFMVKAVVLDPRNLFNVDRTLTKQDVEKLIELCVNRLMEQKSPALDTIKMQVHFDMSYTSRREFVEEHQKVAQMRLLPTCREITDSRAKSRDELDALYYRMVTYVILRSGLGSDSDVTNVQEATAALQSVFPPSELAAFMSLLRRDKEQQLNELTMIVTGIRLFNKDSGKGGESIEDLLAVLNEALPAASTDIERELEGTQRLAWRYTTLLERRSESDTDAKLNRDLLTQALYNVRQHEAFLKIILADVMTCAKQVEALHTDLMSRMKVLKATVHAKTAVPTSQVFPHFTALARLWAGLQDEMVLLNMLRSMALSLRPFLSAQSQLLENVQLDQMLRGETVKSDAERAAESSEERLDPEEMKSSEWILPETTANFEQLFLQYRGVCGYTLVEKNGLLLPGNPNIGILKHREKYYSFSSKQAAYQFTSNADKYIELIVERAKRSPELIQLLELHQQFASVTPYSQMQSGEKLLVKPISKSESSTQTDTHLLESNIVRSYEWNEWELRRKAIKLANLRHKVTHSTQTDLSHMRRHNTTQTFLPKEAACQTKRDGQSNVPRPQVYLAGLRGGPTTPMTKLDLTPDVHE